A window of Physeter macrocephalus isolate SW-GA chromosome 6, ASM283717v5, whole genome shotgun sequence genomic DNA:
CTGAACACTCTTTGCCCTCAGCTTTTGGCTTTGGCCACCAACTGGGGGCCACATGGGAAGTCCCACTTAACATCCTGATACATTATTTATATAGAACAGTGCTGCAGACCTCTATTTGGAAGGAAATATGCATCAGTCTCTGCAGAACATCCCTGAAAACCAGCTGGTGCAACCTACTCTTCTCCAGCAAAAGGGAGGAAAAGGTATGTGGATCCATTACTCCTTGCATAGGTAAAAGAGTCAAATCTTCATCAAAGCAGCTTTAAGGGAATTTCATATCTGAGTTTGGAATTGATTTGCAAAATATTCTCTTCTCACATTGAGAGTAATTTAACTCTGACAGACAAACTATTCCAAGCTGTTTATCTTGGGTGAGCTTTCCTATAGCCTCATAGAGAGGTTGTAAAGGTGCAAAGTGTCACTTCACTCAAATAAATCTGTATTCAAGAATAAGATGtaagatatggagaacaaactagtggttaccattgCGGGGAGGGGCAGTacaggagtaggggattaagaggtattatgtataaaataagctacaaggctGTATtctacaacacagagaatatagccattattttagaATAGGTTTAAATGgcatataacctttaaaaattgtgaatcattatattgtaaaCCTGTAacgtatataatattgtacatcaactatacttcaataaaaaaggaataaggtATATAAATTTTAGGTATAGAAGGGAGAACTTTTCCGTAAATTATTTTAGCAATCTTATTTCAACTGTGAAGCCCTCAGGATAGAAATCATCTCTATTAAGTTCTCCACAAACTTAATCATCTCTATTAAGTTTTCCAAGTTccataataactttatttcataaatttgaaATCCTGATTTCATAAATGAAGATGATCTCATCTAACAGGTAGGCAAAAGTGTTAAAGCAGGATAATAGCCTCTGTTGGCTATGATGTGGGCCACACACATTCATGTGCATTATTAAAGAGAGTATAAATTTTTACAAAGTTTTGTAAGGCAATTTAGCAATACCTAccaaaattttaagtgttcatATCTTTTGACTCTTAGTGACTATATAACTCAGTTAGTGGTTGAGTGTGAACTCTGGGTTGATTATGTGAGCCTGGCCAAATCACTTACTTAACCTTCTGTACCACCGTCTCCTtattcaaaaaaaaccaaacaataaaaATTGTACAGACATTGTAAGATTGCTATAAAAATTAAGTGAGAAGATCCACGTAAAGCATTATGCTCATAGTCTGGCACTATGGATATTTCCCAAAGTACCTtaaatgcatgtgtgtgcatatatatgtattaggaTGTTCCTTGCAATGTTGTTTGTGATAGTAAATTACCTCCGATATACAAAGACATATAAGATGCATCCCAATTTTatagtgtaatttaaaaaacaataccttATCATAGctacttaaaattattatttttttaaatttttattttattttttattttttaattgaggtatagttgatttatattaTTAGTTCCAggtttacaacatagtgattcaaaatttttatagcttgtactgcatttttattataaaatattggctatatttcctgtgctgcatagtatatccttgtaacttatttcttttatacatagtagtttgtaccccAATCGTGCTCCTTAATTTTCTACCCCAATCTTGCTCTTAATTTTCTACCCCAGTTttgctcctccctccttccctctccccactggtaaccactagtttgttctctatatctgtgagtctgtttctattctgttacattcaattgttaatttttaaatttttttttgtttatttttagattccacatataagagataacatacagtatttgtctttctctgtctgacttatttcacttagcataatccctTCTAGGCCCATCCACTTTGTTGTAagtggcaagattttattctttttttaatggataatattccattgtatgtatatatacatcttctttatccattcatctgtttatggacacttaggttgcatccatatcttggctattataaataatgctgctatgaacattggaaagcatgtaacttttcaaattagtgttttcattttctttggatatatacccaagagtggaattgctgggtcatatggtagttcttttttggtttttttgtccgtgccatgcggcacgtgggatcttagctccccaacaagggattgaacccgagccccctgcattggaaacgcggagtcttaaccactggacggccagggaggtccctggtagctctatttttagttttttgaggaatctccccactgttttccacagtggctctatcaatttatattcctaccagcagtgtacagggctcctttttctccacatccttgccaacatttgttatttgtgattttttaaaaaaattatagccattcagacaggtgtgaggtgatatctcattgtggttttgatttacatttctgaatctttagcgatgttgagcataaACATCGCACAGGTttgcatgtgcctgttggtcatctgtacgtctttgggaaaatgtctattcaggtcttctgccaattttttaattgggttgtttgttttttgatattgagttgcatgagctatttacgtattttttgatattaaccatttattggtcatatcatttgcaaatattttctcccattcagtaggttgcccttttgttttgttgatggtttcctttgctgtgcaaaagcttttaagtttaattaggtcccatttgtttatttttgctcttgtttcctttgccttagaagacagatcaaaaaaaatattgctacaatttttgTCAAAGAGGTTCTGCCTAGTGctttgtttccttctaggagttttatggtttctggtcttacatttaggtctttagtccattttgagtttatttttgtaaatgtgtgGAAAAAtcttcttatttcattcttttacatgtagctgtccatacttaaaattattttaaatgaatatttttgagaTAACTAGTTTTGTTCTTATAAAACAGTATACTGTATCCTAGAATTATAAAAGTCTAACTATGCAGTAATATTCTAATCCAGCAAGGAATAATGTATAAAATCACATAAGTAAAGTAAATCTACTGAATATTACTACTGAATACTAAATAATGGTAGTAATTTCATATGAGGACAATAACACTTCTACCTCtgtcacctatttttttttttaaacaaacaaaccaactaGCTACTAAATCCAGGGTGTGCCGCCTATATCTTTTCATTGATGTTTTCGGCTGTGGATCTTTGCCATTAGGGAATGTATCATTTACCATTTTGTGTTTTTAGAGCTTAGTCCTCCACCTGAAATAGTgatacatttaaaacaatgaaatttcaaaatacttcGGGAATTCATTATTGAGAGAAAAATAGTACATGCATAAAAATAGAACATATATAGTTATTAAAGAGAAAAGGCATACTTTAAGTATTAAAACAGAAAGAGTTCtaaatacattttggtttttgttttaatccttttaaatccCATAATTCAAAAGTAATAATGCTCATTATTAAGAATtcaactgggggcttccctggtggcgcagtggttaagagtccgcctgccaatgcaggggacatgggttcgtgccccggtccgggaggatcccacatgccgccgagcggctgggcccgtgagccatggcggctgagcctgcgcgtccggagcctgtgctccgcaacgggagaggccacaacagtgagaggcccacgtaccgcaaaaaaaaaaaaaaaaaaaaaaagaattcaactgATTCAGAAGTATGTAAAGAATAAGTGAAAAAATGTTCTTCCTTCCCATGCTATGCCCCACAAGTAACCTTTGTCAAAAGTTTAGTATTTCCTCTATCTATAGCTAATCTCTATATTGTTCTATGAtttatttaagatatatttttcactggaaaaagtacaaaatactgtgataccatttttaatttttaaagggtatgcatatgtttatatatgcaaaacaaattattttctagaaatatgtAGGATAGATTGGAGTTTTTACTTTACGTTTGTGCTTCTGCTTGAATTTTTTATCatataatacttttaatttcaaaaagtaaaaatttaaacattttttttcaaaattgaaaaacaaacttttaaagatGAGGATCCATTATGATTGATTTGACCACTGGGTGAGAGCCAGAGAACTTCTTTAAGGCTGTGACTTTAATTCATGATGTATTTTTTGGTAAGTCCCTTTCATTTCTCAATTCATAAACTCAAGATAATATAACGCAAAAGATAATCTTTGTAAAAACCTTTGAGGTTTTTGGATGAATGATGACAGATGCATGAGTATTACACCCCAGAGACTGTTTAAAGCAGTTTGAGAatccactattctactttctcaAGGGGAAAATGGAATTTGGCTGTGGAGCTTTTAGCTACTGACAGATCTGGTGGGACATAGTATTTACAGGCCAATTCACAAGTCACAAAACCGGCTGTCACCTTTGTTCTCCAATCCACCATACAAGCAAAAACCATAGCAACAAATCTTCCCAAAGTTTCCTTTCTAGTTATTCTGAAATATAAAGGGCTGTGCTCCTAAAAGAGATTAAAACCTCTGGCAGTACCATTTTATTTCACAGCAATGAAAAaataccacaatgctcattgtcATTCCTCACTAATAATGTCAAAATGTCATGAAGATATTTTGGCATTTCGACTCTggttcttttctattctttattttttcaagtagtTATGCAGAACCAGAGTTAGCATTTTTACATGTCTGTTActgatttcatttgtatttgcacactgttttacattttgcaaaatacattcaccTTCCTTACCTCATTTGACTTAACTTATTTGAATAAAGCCCCTTCAAATGAGTTGCCTTTTGGAAATGTCTTTTGAGACTTCTCTTTAAAACCACTAAACTTTGCAGTCCATTTTGCTCAGTCTTGTTGTTCTGTAGACAGTTTAACATACAACATAAAATTAGAAGTCAAGATTTAACTGTGACAAAAGACCACATGACAAATGGGAGACTCGAGTAGAGAGGCGCCATGCTTCCCTTCTCCAGTGAAGGACGGTACAAAATTTTGGACAACTTCCCTAACAAAGAGAGGTTCAGTTGAAACTTCAGTAGGCCAAATAGATCCTTGATTTTCAAGTCCCAAAAAATGATACCATAAATGCATTCTAAGGGGTGAGTAGGAAGAAAACCAGTCCCAATGCAACTTTGAATTCTGTAGTCACTCAACAAACCCTTCCTGAGGATGTTCCTTGCGTAGAGCCATGGTGAagtatgacatttttttcctttattttaggcAGGAAGAAGCTCCGACTGTTTGAATACCTTCATGAATCCCTGTGTAATCCCGAGATGGCGTCTTGTATTCAATGGATAGATCAAACCAAAGGCATCTTTCAGTTTGtgtcaaaaaacaaagaaaaacttgcccaactttgggggaaaagaaaaggcaatcGGAAGACCATGACTTACCAGAAAATGGCCAGAGCACTGAGGAATTATGGAAGAACTGGGGAAGTCATCAAAATCCGAAGAAAGTTAACTTACCAATTCAGTGAGGCCATTCTCCAAAGACTGTCTCCATCTTATTTCTTGGAAAAAGAGATCTTCTACTCACAGTGTGTTCAACCTGATCAAGGATATCTCAGTTTAAATAACTGGAATGCaaattataattatacatatgCCACTTATCATGATCTAAGTCACCCTGATTGCTAAATATACTCTTATATATCAAAATTTTCTGGCATCAGAAATCCCTACAAGTTTTAGGATTTTTCTCTGAAAGcaaatactgaaaaacaaaacaaaaaacctaaacttCATTACTGCTATCTTTTATGAAGTAGCATATAATCTATACTAACTCGGTGAAAAATTTTGCCAGTGAACAACTTTAAAATGATCAAGTCCCATTTGAAAATATAGACTAAATGTCCTTCCTTTTACTATTGTCTATGTAATACTTCCTTCTAGATTAATAATGCTAGTGGAGATGCTTTGATTTACATATtgatttaaacattattttcctgTCATACACtcagacaaaaaataaatcattctaaCATGTATCCAACAGCtttagcaacaaaacaaaaaatgattgcCTGTGATAGTGTTCCTGCTAAATTACATTCAtggatttaaaaatttcagtgactaaaactagaactaccatatgttccagcaattccactcctgggtatacatccaaagaaaatgaaaacactaatttgaaaagatatatgcaccccaatgttcacagctgcattttttttggccacactgcacagcttgcgggatctcagttccccaaccagggattgaacccaggcctctgcagtgaaagcgcagaatcctaaccactagactaccagggaactcccacagcagcattatttataatagccaagatatggaagcaacctaagtgtccaccaacagatggatggataaagaagacgtggtatatatacacaattgagTACTATGCAGCCatgaaaaaagagtgaaattttgtcatttgcaataacatggatggacctggagggtattatgcttagtgaaataagtcagggagagaaagacaaatactgtatgttatcatttatatgtggaatctaaaaattgaaacgaatataacaaaatagaaacagacttaaagatatagagaacaaattagttaTCAGTggcaagaagaaaggagggagggggcaagataggggtggAGTTTTAAAAGGtacagactactatgtataaaataaataagatacaaggatgtaatgtacagcgcagggaatacagccaatattttataatagctttgACTAGAGtataatctagaaaaatattgTATCACTATGaagtacacctaaaactaatataatattgtacatctgaaactgatattgtaaatcaactgtatttctataaaataaataaataaaaattaaaaagtaaaaactttagTGGCTATTCTGAACCTATCTTTTTTCTGCACTTCAGACCTCATGGTCTGTAACCCTGCGGTGCTAAAGACACGATGGTCTAGGGAAAATGCCACTTATAAACTCCAAAGTTACACTTCCCACAAATCATTTGCTTGCATTTCTCTCTTGCTTTGGGTAGATCAGGAGCTAAAGTTTCTTGCTCTCCTGCCACTCAGCCACAGGGAGGTGCTCTTGCACCGTTACTTCTCTGGCCCAAACTTGAGCCAtgatctcttccttctttccttgaacTAGCCCAGCTAAACCAGATTGGAAcagttggaggaaaaaaagaaaagaaaagaaaagaaagactttgATAAAAGATGGAGGCTAGCAAATAATAAGCCCTAGAGAGGAGCCAGGTTTTAGGCAGTCTTTATTGGAAGCTATGGTTTATCCTCAACATTCCATAAGAAACCCTGGGAAGAAACCCTTTGTCTCTTACTTGCTGCTTGGCAGGTTTATGCATATGCCATCTGTATTACCATGAAACAAGAGAGCTTCCTAGACTATATGGGCCATCTTCAGTCCAGACCAAGAGGGCCTGGCCAGCAGGTCAAGAGCTCCTTGGAGCTTGCCCTATTAGATTTTcagcactgggacttccctggtggtgtagtggttaagaatccacctgccaatgcaggggacacgggttcaagacctggtccaggaagatcccacatgccgcggagcaactaagcccgtgtgctgcaactactgagcccgcgagccacagctactgagtttgtgagccaaaactactgaagcccgtgcgcctagagcctgtgctcctagagcccatgctccgcaacaagagaagccaccgcaaggagaagcccatgcacctcaaagAAGTatagcccctgttcgccacaactagggaaagcccgagagcaacagcgaagacccaacacagccaaaaataaaattaattaattaattaatttaaaaaagattccCAGCACTGCCATGATCGTATAGTGGTTAGTACTCTGCATTGTGTCCAGCATTCCCAGTCTCCCCTTTTCTTTTGTGCCCTCCTGGtgcccttccttccccagggACTCTTAAGAAAGAACATGGTAGACCCAGAGTGACTAAATGGAGGCTAACTCAATATTGGCCATATCCACATGTAGTCTGAGTTTGTTATAGGCGATCTTTgtatcctcccaaaattcatgttgaaacctACTCCCCAGTGTGATGTTATTTGGTGGTGGGGTTTtggagaggtgattaggtcatgaaggtagaTCCCTAATGAATGGGTTTAGTGTCCTCATGAAAGAGATCACAGAgagctccctttccccttccaccATGTAAGGGTACGAGAAGATGGttttatgaaccaggaagtgggccctcagcagatactgaatctgccagcaccttgatcttggacttcccagcttcccgaactgtgagaaataaatttctgttgtttataagccacttgGTCCATGGTATTCTGTTAGACCAGCCCGGACAGACAAAGAAAGTTTCAGTTAGAGCTAAAATCAAAGTAAGACTCAGCTTTTATCCTCATTCTCTCACAAATAGAATAGGCttgataaaatattaatcaaGCACATAAATTTTACCAAAGATTTGAAAGAGGAAATGGTGAGAGGGTTTACAACAGAAGTCATTCAGCccacaaattaataaaatcctATCAACATTTTACCTCATGCCATAGTCCCTCCTATACCCAATGCAAGCCTGAGGGGTTCATCTTGACAATTTTCCCAAAAGCCCCCAGTCAGCATCAACTCTCTTTTCTACAGAGAGTTATACAGAGTTGCTTCCTCTTGGGCAAAAATCTGGGCTCTGCCTTTTACCTAAAATACATTGATCAAAGCCCATTTTCACAAGCAAGTTCTTATAAAGATGCTCATACTAGCTGCTCAAAGACTAACCCTCTCCATATATTATGGTAAATGTTATTCCCTGCCACTACCCAAGGACAAGGAAGAGAGACTTCTTAGCCTTTATTCATGGCCCCTCATTTTCTGGTATATGAAATCCCATCCTCCGTCTTGTCACTTTCATCCAGTTGAACAGATCAGTTAAACCCTTCTCTAGTGAGCAGGAGTTCCAAGATGCAAACTCTATTCAGTTACAGTGCATCCTATGGGCAGCTTCCCATTAGTTGGTCTTTTGGCCCAGGTATCAAGCATgaaatctttccttcctttaaatcACAGGATCCTCCTCTGGATTCTGGTCCTGGAGCTTATGGTTCTGGTTAGTttatcctcttttctctcttcagttATTCTTATTCATAAGGCATAAGTAAGGgctgagaatattttctttttcctcatcccAGACATTCTGTGGAAACATTCTATGGGGCAGCCTTGCTCAAAGCCATCTCCTTTACTAAATTAAGCAAAAAACCAAACGCACAAAGTGGATGGCAGCGTTAATTACAATACATAAACTgaaaaacagctaaaataaagtcctttctttctttctccccctgtTCCCTCCTTTCTGTCACCCTGTGCCTGGTAGAATATGTTGTGCTCTGGGTATCCAGTGCTAAGTGAAACAGGTATTGTTCCTCTGTTATGAAGCTTCAATTCTATCAATATTTAATCAAAGATTTCTAAATTCTATTATTATCTAACCAAAATGTACTTAATGGCTTACTGATGAGCAATTTCTTGACTAATTGGGTACACATATGTAGTAAAGTATGTAAAGTGTATCAATATGACAGCATTAATTATATCTAAACTTAACTGTACAGATTAATGTATATACCCATATAACCATCATCCAGATTAAGGTACAGAAACATTTCTAGCACCCCATAAGTTTCTCTCACTTCTCTTCCCAATCTATGCTTACCTTCTTGAacatcatataaatagaattatacaatatatactcttttgcatctggttttattttcctcaatatAATATTTATGGAGTTTATCAATGTTGCTGGGTATACCAGAAGTTTActctttttcattgcttttcaaCTGCTGACTTTTAAAGGacagtaccaatttttttttacagcccTGAAACTTCTTTTAATTTCCagactttataaatataaaatagaccCTGATTATCCCCACACTCACATGGATAGTGTCGCTTTACTATCAAACATCATCCATACCTGTTCTTCAAAGATCTGGAATGACTTTTATACATTCATATAGCCACCACTTTAgtttatatttagatattttggttcatatattttttccaactCATATAATCTGGGTGgaatttgattttgtattttgatgGTGTGGATTCTGATAGCaaagattttaatgtaaaataggccttaaaaatttactcttttttcatACGTTGATGAAtgttaatgaaaacattttttaaaatttattttaatttacttatttttggctgtgttgggtctttgttgctgcgtgcgggttttgtctagttgcagcgagcggggggctactcttcgttgcggtgcacgggcttctcatcgcggtggcttctcgtggcTTCTCATTtagcggagcactggctctaggcgtgtgggcttcagtagttgcagcacgcgagctcagtaattgtggctcgtgggctatagagcacaggctcagtagttgtggcacacggacttagttgctccacggcatgtgggatcttcccagaccagggctcgaacatgtgtcccctacattggcagacagattattaaccactgcaccaccagggaagcccagtgaaaacattttaaacaactaAAATGAACCAAATTTCTTCAAGTTATCTGCCCCCAACTCAGAGCTGAAGATACTTTGTGTTTGCCCTTGCAATGTGATGAAAAAGTACATTGAATTTAATGGATGGCtcactttctaatttatttatttatttttaatcaaaaaaaatttttatttatggtcttcgttgctgcatgtgggcttttctctagttgtggcgagcgggagctactctttgttgtggtgcgcaggtttctccttgctgtggcttctcttgtggcggagcatggtGTCTAGGCatacgagcttcagtagttgtggcacacgggcttcagtagttgtggcacatgggcttagttgctccacagcgtgtggaatcttcccagaccagggctcgaacctgggtctcctgccttggcaggtggattcttaaccactgtgccaccagggaagtcctgcctttCTAATTTAGATGTAGATGGATTTTAAGGGCAGAGGgtagataaaagaaagaaagaggactgCAACGAAAAAAGGgagtgtgtattctttttcaagcAAGAGCCGTGAGGTATCCCATGAATGTGTGAAAGAGTCCACCTCAAGAATTGCCTGTCAGGAGTAGCCCTGACTTACCCAGGCCACAAACTCATCTAGTAAAGAGCTGAAAGTGGAAAAATAATCTAGAGCATCCAGGTCTTTTTCAGTAGTGGGCCACGTGATCAGAAATCCAAATATGGAGGGCACATGAATATTTTAATGGTGATCTGATGAGTTAATCACTGTCGCCAAAGAAGTAGATGtggttcaaaataaaatatatgcaaactgTGCAAGGGTAAAGCTTTGTACAGTGCTTGGATCTGCTGTCAGAGGTAGCTTTATTCTCTAGAGCTGTAGGAGCTATTGAAGATTCCCTGATAAGCAAACACATCCAGGATTTGTAGCGGTGGATTAACCAACAAAAGGCCAGTGAGTTCATGCACAGCTTAAGTTAACAAACTGAATAAACACTTTTATGATCCGCgtgaacaaataaaattttacataacaaGTGTGTTTTACATAAGCGATTAAATTATAACAAGTTCATGTGATGAAATATCACATTTACAAGTTTTAGAGTCAGACTGATATCTTTTGGAACGCTTTGTTTATTCTCATTAACTCTTAGTAAAATCAGGGAGCTCAGTTGGGATGCTCTGGGtttcaaataacaaaataactcTGACTCAAACTGGTTTAAACATTTGCTACTGACAACACCCTACTTCCTGGTACTGAATTTTGAAGCAGTAAACTTTCTTGGTTGTAGCTAACTGAAATCAGCTTTGACTCACTGAAGTATTCACTGGGATTTGTTGAAAGGTATTAGACTGCTTACGGAATTTCCGAGAAGGCTGGAGAACAAGCAGCCAGACATAAAGCCCCAAACCACATCAAAGGTCTGGCCAAGTGAAGACATCACCGTCATCGTTACCAGTCACTAAATGCCGCAACTTTACATCATCTTGCATGTCACTGAACAGAGCTAACATAGCAGCACTGCTGCCCCAGAAACTATCTAGCTGCAACTGCCATGGCATTCAGAGATGGTTTTTTACCCTCCTTGCTTCTGTACATCACTAGATCCTCATTCAAATTCTgggaagggaatt
This region includes:
- the SPIC gene encoding transcription factor Spi-C, which translates into the protein MACVEQDKLGQAFEDAFEVLRQHSTGDLQYSSDYKNYLAFINHCSHVRGNSNSYGVLPTEEPVYNWRTVINSAADLYLEGNMHQSLQNIPENQLVQPTLLQQKGGKGRKKLRLFEYLHESLCNPEMASCIQWIDQTKGIFQFVSKNKEKLAQLWGKRKGNRKTMTYQKMARALRNYGRTGEVIKIRRKLTYQFSEAILQRLSPSYFLEKEIFYSQCVQPDQGYLSLNNWNANYNYTYATYHDLSHPDC